The genomic interval TCGCCACGAACGTCGCCGCCAGCCCCAATCCGACCGCCACCGCCGCCAGCCCCAGCGCCAAACGCCGCCGACCGCCCGGATCGCGGGCCTCCGTCCCCTCCGACTGCTCCAAAATCGGACGCAGACGCAATTGTCCTGCCGGTTGCGAGCCCAATTTCGCCCTCGTGCGGTAACCGCTTGAACCGCTTTGCTTTGCCGTTCGTTAACCAACCAGTATATCACCGCCGGCCGGCCTTGGGAATACCGCACTTCCGTTCGGCCAAACCCGCCCCAACCCACATTTTACCCCCCGATCCGGCGACTTTATCGCGATTTTCCCGCCCGTTCCGGCTATAATCTCCGTTTTGGGCGGAACCGGACGGCCCCGGCCCGCTTCTGGAGGCTAATAGACGCCATGCGTATCGTGCTGGTTAATCCGATATCCCAAAGCGGCCAGGGCTACCACACCATCGGCAGCCGCATCCCGCAACTCGGCCTGCAGGTCCTCGCCCGGTGCACCCCAGCCCCGCACCAGGTCGACATCTACGACGAAATCTTCGGCTCCGACAACACCATCGACGACATCACCTCCGGACGCTACGACCTCGTCGGCATCACCGCCATGACCAGCGGCGCCGCACGAGCCTACCAGATCGCACGCGCCTGCCGCGAGCGGGGCATGACCGTCATCTTCGGCGGCATCCACGCCACCACCTGTCCCGACGAAGCCGCCGAATACTTCGACTCCGTCGTCATCGGCGAAGCCGACGAACTCTGGCCGCAAATCCTCCGCGATTTCGAACAGGGCAACCTCAAGCCCCGATACCAGACCGACAAGTTCCCCGAACTGCACGAAGGCCACGGCGAGGCCCGACAGACCGTCGAACCCGTCAACGGACGCTACGACGTCGCCTCCATCCAGACCTCCCGCGGATGTCCCACCGGCTGCAAGTTCTGCTCCGTCACCCGCGTCAACGGAGCCCGCATCCGACGCCGCACCATCGACTCTATCCTCGACGAGTGGAACGCCATCACCAAGAGCTTCGTCTTCGTCGTCGACGATAACTTCTTCGGCCTCTCCTCCAAGCAGGCCGAGTGGACCAAGCAACTGCTCCGCGAAATCATCAAACGCGGCAAGAAACGCCTCTGGTTCAGCCAGACCACCATCAACATGGGCGACGACGCCGAAGCCCTGCGGCTGGCCTACAAAGCCGGATGCCGCGCCATGCTCGTCGGCCTCGAAAGCTTCGACGAACAGAACCTTTTGGAATATCAAAAACGCCTCGCCAGCCGCTCGCTGGGCCGCTACAAGGAACTGATCGGCAAGTTCCACAAGGCCGGCATCGCCGTCTTCGGAGCCGTCATCGTCGGAGCCGACAACGACGTCCCCGAGTCCATCCGCAACGCCGCCTGCACCGCCATCGACCTGGGCGTCGATATCCTCCAGATCACCAACCTCACCCCGCTGCCCGGCACCGACCTCTACGATGAATTCAAGCAGGAAGGCCGACTCATCGCCGCCGACTATCCCAACGACTGGGACAAGTACACCTTCATCCACACCGTCTTTGAGCCTAAACGCATGACCGCCCGGCAGCTCGACGAGGCCATGTTCCTCTTCCGACGCGCCGCCGCCGAGTGCCCATGGGTCCTGAAGCGCACCATCAAGTCCCTCTTCCGCACCCGTTCCCTGACCACCGCCCTCTTCGTCCACGGCATGAACAAGGGCTTCCTCCGCATGGCCAAACGACAGGTCCAGTTCGACGCCCTCGCCCTCCCGCACCTCACCAAAGTCCCCGTCACCCCGCTCCCAAGCTAGACCGTCCGACCGGGCCACAGCTTCTCAGCACCCCGAGCAAACGTACAAGACCGGCACAAAGCACCCGGACCACGCGCAAACGCCGGCGAGAAGCAAGAAGTCAGAAGAAGCAGAATGCCCCTGGGTGGCGGACCTGGATTTTGCATTTTGCTGCTCGGTATTTTCAGTTTTCATTTTCTGTTCTTTCTCCGCGTCTTCCGCGTGCTCCGTGCCGCAGCCTTCTCGGACCGCTCAGATCGCGAGCCCCCCGTTCCCTCGACCGGAGTGATCCTCCGTAGACGCCCCCCGTCCTTAGCCCGAAGCCACAGAAGCCAAACAACGCCTCGCGATGCCGGCCAGGTAGGCGACGGCTTTGACGCATGTGGCCCCGAAACCGCTGGGACGTGGTCGAAGGCTCTTCGGCTGCGAATCCGCAAACGGCCCTCATCTTTCCGAAACAGTCGGGAGATATAAATGGGTAAAGACCTATCTTCCTGCAAAACCTAAAGTTATGGCTAGAGAGTATTCTCAGGGTCAGATATTGACAGCTATAACGAGTTTGATTATAGTAGAAGAAAATATAACAACTTGTTCTATTGCCACCTAAAAGTATCACAATCGCTCTATGGCAAAGTACGAATACATTGCACGTCTTCTCGAGAACCGGATCCGTCACGGAGACTATCTCCTCAAAGAAGTCCCCTCCGAACGCGAACTGGCCCTGGAAGCCCAGGTCAGCCACATGACCGCCCGAAAGGCCATCCTCCATCTGGTCGACAAGGGTCTGCTCGTCCGCCGGCCCAACAGGCGGCTGGCCGTCCGACGCGACCGGGGCAACGCCAGGAAGCAGGTCCAGATCGCCCTGCTCTCCTCGCCCTATCCCAACCCGTACCTCGAACTCTGGCACCTGTGGCTCAACGAAATGGCCCGAGAGCGAGAGTGCTTCGTCCGCGTCATCGGATACTGCCACTGGGACGACGCCGTCATCCTCGACACCATTGAGGGTTTCGACGGAACCTTCCTGCTGCCGTTGTCCGACCAGATCCCCCTGTCCCTGATCCGGCGCATCAAGCAGGCCGGCCGGCCCGTGGTCATTCTCGGCCAGGACACGTCCGAACATGGTATCCCTTCCCTGCGGATCACCTCTCCGTCGATGGTCCAGAAGCTCCTGGACCACCTCGGCGGCCTGGGTCATCGGCACGTCGACTGCCTCAACACCCAGCCGCCCGACCAGGTCATCCGCGCGAGAATTGACCAGTGGCAGCTCTGGCTCGCCGCCCACGGCGGAACCGGAACGCTCTTCGACGAACCCGTCCGAGTCTACCACTCGCCGATACGCGGAGCCTGCGAGACGGTCAGACGCCTGCTGGACGCCGGCGAACTCAAACCGAACGCCGCTCTCTTCTGTGTCACCACCAGCGCCGCCCTGGGTGCCTTGCGGGCCATCTACGAAAAGGGCCTCAAAGCCGGAAAAGACATCTCCGTGTGCTCCGCTGAGGACGGAGCGGATGTCGCTCCGTACCTGACGCCGGCCCTGACGTGCCTGCGCGACCGCGACCCCAAGCCGTACCTGGGCGTCTGCGTCGACTGGATCCTGAGGGGAGGGGAGAACTGGGTCGGTCCACTGGCCGTTCAGCCGGCTGACGCAATGGTCTTCGAAGGCGAAACCACTGGACGGCGTTGACGACAACGGCTGTTTGCGGATAGCCAAAGGACAAAGCATGCGAAAAATCGACGCCTTTACCCTCATCGAGTTGCTGGTCGTCGTGGCCATCATCGCGGTACTGATCGCCATGCTGCTCCCGGCCCTGGCCAGCGCCCGCGAACAGGCCCAACGCGTCGCCTGCCAGTCGAATCTCATGCAGCTCGGCGCCTTCTTCAGCCTTTTCGCACAAGACAACAACGACCAGGTCGCCGCCTATCGGATAACCGCCTCCGGAGCCCAATGGTATGATTTCCTGGGCGGAGCGTACGAAGCGGAAATCGGGCGTTCCGCCAATACCCGGTCCAAGATACTGCTGTGTCCAGCCAACCCCGTGGCGGTCGTGGAAGGGCCGATGAACGTGCCGTTGACCAACTACGCGCAAGGCGACACCCTGGCCCAGGGCTTCTATGTGACCAGGCTCGGAACCGGTCCGGGGTATCCGGAATGGGGTCCGCCGTACACGTTCTCCGCCTTCAGGCAGCCGAGCCGCAAGATCATCCTCTCGGAAATGAGCGAGCATGCGTGGTACGCGTTTCAGATCATCCGAGCCTGGACGACGGGCCTGACGGCCTATCAGGCCGAGATCGCCGCCCTTCATGCGATGGGTGCCGATTCCCTCTTCGCCGATCTGCACGTCCAGTGGCTGCCCCAGGTTGATCTGGTCGATCCGGCCAACCTCGGTCGATTCTGTCCCGATTGGGAATAGTACATGCCGTCTGACTTCGTTCAAGCGATGGGAGACCTATGAAACCGACCCTCTGCGCCTTGATCGCCTCCGTTGTTCTGGGCTCCGCCGGTATCAGCTTGGCCCAAAGCGAGCCGCCGCGGTTCATCGTCGGGGCCAAAATCCATTTCACGCACGGCCAGGCGCCGATGCCCGAACTGCTGAGCCTGATGAAGCAGTGCGGCCTCAATTCGCTCTATGAAGACATTTATTGGGTCGCGGTCGAACAGAAAAAGGGCGAATATCAGATGCCCTATGAAAAGATGATAGACGAAACGGTCGCCGCGGGCGTTGAGCCGGTCGTTGTCCTGGGGTACTGGAATCAATATTACAACGGAGGCGGTTCGCCCGTGACCGACGAATCGCGCGAAGGCTTCGCCAAATACTGCGAATACGTCGTGGGCCACTTCAAGGGTCGCATTCGTCACTATGAAGTCTGGAACGAGTGGGGCGCGTATCTGGGCGGGTTTTCGCCCGAAGTTCCGCGAGTCGGCCAGTCGATCGAAAACTACGTCAAGCTGATCAAATACGTCTACCCCCGCATCAAAGCCGTGGACCCGGACGCCGTCGTCCAGGGCGGCTGGATGATCGACGGGTATTTCGATGAGCTGATCGAACGCGGCGGTCTGGAGTACCTCGACGCCGTGTCGATCCACGCCTATCCTCACAACGCCGGCGCTCAACGCTATTCCCCCGAAGGCTGGATCGAGTGGATCAAGCTCGCCGACGCCAAACTGGCCAAGGCCAGCCCGAACAGGAAGATCCCGTTCTACATCACCGAAACCTGCTGGCCGACCCACGTCCTCGCCGACGGCACGCCGCCGGACAAGGTCCTGCCCTACATCGCCCGGATGTACCTGCTCGGCCGAACCGTACCGAGACTCGCGGGCATCTACTGGTACGACTTTCAGAATGACGTCGGATACACCCCGGACAATGCGGACGCCCACTGGGGCCTGATCGACCAGGACTTCATGCCCAAACCCGCCTGGTTCGGCCTGCGC from Phycisphaerae bacterium carries:
- a CDS encoding type II secretion system protein; this encodes MRKIDAFTLIELLVVVAIIAVLIAMLLPALASAREQAQRVACQSNLMQLGAFFSLFAQDNNDQVAAYRITASGAQWYDFLGGAYEAEIGRSANTRSKILLCPANPVAVVEGPMNVPLTNYAQGDTLAQGFYVTRLGTGPGYPEWGPPYTFSAFRQPSRKIILSEMSEHAWYAFQIIRAWTTGLTAYQAEIAALHAMGADSLFADLHVQWLPQVDLVDPANLGRFCPDWE
- a CDS encoding LacI family transcriptional regulator, whose protein sequence is MAKYEYIARLLENRIRHGDYLLKEVPSERELALEAQVSHMTARKAILHLVDKGLLVRRPNRRLAVRRDRGNARKQVQIALLSSPYPNPYLELWHLWLNEMARERECFVRVIGYCHWDDAVILDTIEGFDGTFLLPLSDQIPLSLIRRIKQAGRPVVILGQDTSEHGIPSLRITSPSMVQKLLDHLGGLGHRHVDCLNTQPPDQVIRARIDQWQLWLAAHGGTGTLFDEPVRVYHSPIRGACETVRRLLDAGELKPNAALFCVTTSAALGALRAIYEKGLKAGKDISVCSAEDGADVAPYLTPALTCLRDRDPKPYLGVCVDWILRGGENWVGPLAVQPADAMVFEGETTGRR
- a CDS encoding B12-binding domain-containing radical SAM protein, encoding MRIVLVNPISQSGQGYHTIGSRIPQLGLQVLARCTPAPHQVDIYDEIFGSDNTIDDITSGRYDLVGITAMTSGAARAYQIARACRERGMTVIFGGIHATTCPDEAAEYFDSVVIGEADELWPQILRDFEQGNLKPRYQTDKFPELHEGHGEARQTVEPVNGRYDVASIQTSRGCPTGCKFCSVTRVNGARIRRRTIDSILDEWNAITKSFVFVVDDNFFGLSSKQAEWTKQLLREIIKRGKKRLWFSQTTINMGDDAEALRLAYKAGCRAMLVGLESFDEQNLLEYQKRLASRSLGRYKELIGKFHKAGIAVFGAVIVGADNDVPESIRNAACTAIDLGVDILQITNLTPLPGTDLYDEFKQEGRLIAADYPNDWDKYTFIHTVFEPKRMTARQLDEAMFLFRRAAAECPWVLKRTIKSLFRTRSLTTALFVHGMNKGFLRMAKRQVQFDALALPHLTKVPVTPLPS